From the Antennarius striatus isolate MH-2024 chromosome 15, ASM4005453v1, whole genome shotgun sequence genome, the window CTAACCTTCTTCTTCCTTGTTAGTGTCTACATCTCCCTCCTTAGCCTCCTCTTCATgatctttttcttcatctccttcctcctctcctttcaccccctcatcctcatcctctttaGTCTCTGTATCATCTTGTACCTCGTCATCTTTCTCCTCTTGATCACCAtcctttccctcctcctccccttcctgttcttcctcttccacctcctcctcctcaggtgggCCGGCGTCTGCTTTCTGAGCCTGGCTGCTAGAAATGACTCCCtctgtggtgctgatgctggagCTAAGCACGCGGGATGTCATCAGGTAGGAGGTGCCAGAGCTCATACTAGAGAGGGTGGGTCGGCTGAAGGAGGGCGCTACCAAGCTGTGGCTGTACAAAGAGGACACACCCCCAGCCACTCCCACACTGAAGCGAGTCTCCTCCCCTTCCAGCAACTTCCTGTACAGGCCATGAAATTCAATTTGtcagttggtgtgtgtgtgtgtgtgtgtgtgtgtgtgtgtgtgtgtgtgtgtgtgtgtgtgtgtgtgtgtgtgtgtgtgtgtgtgtgtgtgtgtgtgtgtgtgtgtgtttctgtgtctgtgtctgtgtgtctgtgtgtgtatacatactaAATTCTTTTATACTAAAATCACCTTGTGAATAAACTCTCTAAATCTGAATTCTTGCATGAAAATACATGTGCAAGTAAATACTTTGATCTTTCTAATGtccttgtttatttttgtttgtagaaacacatttagatccttttttaaaagttcTGTTATTCTGTTTCACCTGTATGCAGCAATCTCGATGTCCAGGGCCATTTTGACATTCAGGAGGTCCTGGTATTCTTTCAGGTAGCGAGCCATTTCCTGTTTGGTGCCCCTCAGCTCACCTTCTATCTCACTTATGGTGTCCTGAAGTAGGGAGAAAGACCAGTGTTTTATCATTCAGCAAGAACATGTCATACAAACTTAAGtttaatgaaaaacatgagtgattgtgtgattaatatccccaacataaaaaaatctgaataatttatattaaatcAAGATAAAGACTAACCTGCATGGCAGCTATCTCAGCActctgtttctcctccatctcatGCAGCTGCGTCTCAAGGGATTCATTGAGACCCCTACAGGCGTCGATCTCCAGCAGGCGGGTCTGGAGCTGGCGCCGATACTCTCCTGCCTCATCCCTAGAGCTCTTCACGGCGTTACTGTGCTGTGCCACAGTCTCAGTCATGGAGCCCACTTTCCCTCTGAACCACTCCTCAGCTGCCTGCATGTTTCTCGCTGCAAGCCTTTCGTACTGGGACCTGATGTCCCTGAGAGCCCCGGAGAGGTCAGGAGTCGCTGAGTCAGACTCTATCGCCACCTGGACGCCAAGCTGGACCTGGGCTTGGAGCTCAGCCACCTCGCTCTCATGAATCTTCTTGAGGAAGGCCAGTTCATCCAGCAGAGTTTCAATGCTCTTCTCTAGCTCAGCCTTAGCTAGGGCAGCTTGGTCAGCATCACGACGGGCCTCCATCAGCCGGCCCTCTGCATCTTCACGAGCCAGAACCTCTTCCTCATATCGACTCTGGAGGGCGCTCAGAGTTTGTTCCAGATGCTCTCTCTGTCCCAGGatggcctgtctttctgccctTGCCTCGTCCACAGCCGCCCTCAGGGCTCGGGCCTCCTGCTCATACAGAGCTCTCAGATGGGATGGCTCAGTGTGCCTctgcctcagcagcagcagctctgcctCCAAAGCACGGTTCTGCTGCTCCAGTTCACGCACCCTCTCAATGAAGCCGGCAAAACGGTCATTGAGATCCTGTAGCTGGTTGCGTTCCTGGGTGCGAACGGCGCGGAATTCAGAGCTGATCTGGGCAGCTTGGCTGAGCTCCAGCTCCAAGGAAGAGGcttgtgaggaagaggaggagagcagcacGCGGGCTGGAGAAGAGTACTGCAGACGGGAGGTGGACAGTGGGGAAGAATGGGAAGCATAGGCAGAGTGGGTCCTCCCTCTGGTCACCACCACGCGAGAGGGAGCCTCGACATACCAGCGTCTGTATGACGAAGTGGGGTAGAAGGGATCATAGCCAATGCTACTCATGGCTGTGGGAGGAAaggctgctctctctctcctctgtgtgtaagtgtgtgtgtgtgtgtgtgtgtggatgtataTGAAGGACTCAGGTTTAAACCCTGACTGTTCGCTGCTGCAGCAGGATGTGCTTTTATAGCAGGACATTGAGGTCTGACGCAGGCGCACTCCACAAACTGTGACACTGCAGGCTTGATAGGCTTATATTACAGCTGCAGGAAATGAGGACAACAGCAGGCTTAGGAATAGGTATTCAAGGGAAATGAGGAATGctaataaagataaagataaaagaGGGAGGAGGTTACAAATCAACTTAATCTGTTTTTGTCATCTTGCTGCGAGTTTGGCATCAGCGGTTGACAAGATTTTGAATATCATGTAGCATTAATCATGTGACCCAATATAAGAAATAGAGCACAACAGCccatcattatttattaaaaaaatataatacttGATTTTGACCATAGTAATCCTGCATTGTATAACTTGCTGCACTATACACTCTGAAAATAGACAGAGAGGATGGGAGTGGGGAGTGTGAAGTTGGGGTGGGGTGTCATGATTTAACAGTTGTGACACAGCGTCTCCTGTTGTGGTGGAGAGCAGAACTACAGCCACCACCTTAAAATAAGCAAACACCtgcagtgattaaaaaaaatcagccacTTCTAACAGCAACTGTTAGAAGAAGTAGGAAGACATGTTTTACTATTTTTGGCCCATAAATAGCTCTACTGCCCACTGAGATTTAGAAATTAGCATCTCATACGTTTACAGTATTGAATAAATGAGGGGTTCCTGATGATTTTTGGTATCAGTATTATCAGATCAGTATAATCAGTTCATTTTTGTAGTTATTCAAAAGACGTGATTGTGATTTATGAAAGGTATTTATCACCTTTTGTCAAGTTGttcaatgaaagacaaacagctcCTCTCGTCTGCAGATCAGTTACACACCAGGTGCTGATGTGCATTTTTCTTGactgtgtgtctcagtgtgtgtgattgtgactGTTGTGCACTATTAAGTACGAAGCATACTGAggaatgcagtgtgtgtgtgtgtgtgtgtgtgtgtgtgtgtgtgtgtgtgtgtgtgtgtgtgtgtgtgtgtgtgtgtgtgtgtgtgtgtgtgtgtgtgtgtgtgtgtgtgtgtgtgtgtgtgtgtgagagagagagatccacGGTGGGGTTCTTCCAGTAATTTGCTGTCGCAGCAAAGCCCCCAGCATTTACAGACAACACTGTAGCAACATGAGGAGGGGGACATCAGCAGGAGCTGCACTGACTCTGCTGCAGGCTGAGTCATCATAGCAGTTGTGATCACACAAACGCCTCACTGTACACTCTTTCCCACTTGAACAGCAGTCTCAAAATCTGCATCaggaccttttttcttttctttttttttttggtcagacaAGACATTTAGAGAGCTGGAGCTTTGAAAGAGAGAAAGTAGCCTCCCCTCCCAAAATGATATAGACATTGATATGCTGATTTGTAGGTTGGTTTTTATAATgcagtttattattttgttttgatgacGAGTAAGGAAATGTTATTCCACAACACATGGTTGAGAGGATAAATAACTTACCGCTACTCGCTGCACTGGGGACAGTAGCAGCAAAGATGAGTACTGTCATGCTGTACTTGTTAGTGGTTAAAGGACATATTGAACAAAAGCAGTTGATGTAAAAGTCTCTACTATAAATAGTAATATTAATTACTCGATAATTTAACTCACAAAGAATAAAATTAGCTTCAACTTTTTAGGCTGCGTTTAGTTggtatttttgcttttttgtttgctttcttttaatctaaaataaattttaatttaatttaaaaccatGAATGCACTACAAAAGTGAGTAAGTAACACATGCTATCACACTTTttcctgcatcatcatcatcgttataGCCTCTg encodes:
- the nefla gene encoding neurofilament light polypeptide, whose translation is MSSIGYDPFYPTSSYRRWYVEAPSRVVVTRGRTHSAYASHSSPLSTSRLQYSSPARVLLSSSSSQASSLELELSQAAQISSEFRAVRTQERNQLQDLNDRFAGFIERVRELEQQNRALEAELLLLRQRHTEPSHLRALYEQEARALRAAVDEARAERQAILGQREHLEQTLSALQSRYEEEVLAREDAEGRLMEARRDADQAALAKAELEKSIETLLDELAFLKKIHESEVAELQAQVQLGVQVAIESDSATPDLSGALRDIRSQYERLAARNMQAAEEWFRGKVGSMTETVAQHSNAVKSSRDEAGEYRRQLQTRLLEIDACRGLNESLETQLHEMEEKQSAEIAAMQDTISEIEGELRGTKQEMARYLKEYQDLLNVKMALDIEIAAYRKLLEGEETRFSVGVAGGVSSLYSHSLVAPSFSRPTLSSMSSGTSYLMTSRVLSSSISTTEGVISSSQAQKADAGPPEEEEVEEEEQEGEEEGKDGDQEEKDDEVQDDTETKEDEDEGVKGEEEGDEEKDHEEEAKEGDVDTNKEEEGGDEEDGEKNDKNDEARGEDEMGEVEDKSQDEKEDGMKEEKSKEKEDKPDAKEGNKTDGKDNKAASKPDDKVNDKKEKITDDKDDKAAMTTVDKADAKKEDKADDKDDKTTPKTEDKADAKNENQQGKAAKPGAPEENSTKGKK